In one window of Drosophila ananassae strain 14024-0371.13 chromosome XR, ASM1763931v2, whole genome shotgun sequence DNA:
- the LOC6501889 gene encoding RNA cytidine acetyltransferase isoform X2 has protein sequence MVKKKIDNRIRVMIENGVKLGHRTMFIVIGDKARDQVPILYDILTKSTVKARPTVLWCYKNKDEAISNHGKKRAKKIAVGKVDVNEADLFDAFRVATTIHGRYYSETHAVLGRTYGVCVLQDFEALTPNLLARTVETVEGGGLIILLLKTLQSLKQLYTMSMDVHKRFRTEAHQTVTCRFNERLILSLADCKRCLVVNDDLTVLPLSSKTINVEPVNPAGAGRSPNEASLRELKESLLNVQPAGALVNLCKTYDQANAVAQFIEALVDKQLKPPMSLTAARGRGKSAALGLSIAAAVAFGYVNIYVTSPHPENLITLFEFVLKGFDALEYQEHADYTIIRSTNAEYKKAIIRINITRSSRQTIQYIAPSDTHLLNAADLVLIDEAAAIPLPLVKKMIGPCLIFMASTINGYEGTGRSLSLKLISQLQKENNARPPLKLEESIRYQDNDDVEKWLINLLCLDANTVPGISSGCPTPDACELYYVDRDALFSYHKAAEAFLHRLVAIYVSSHYKNTPNDLQMMSDAPAHHLFCLLGPVQRMDALPEILVVIQVALEGQISAQSISDSLGRGKKAAGDLIPWNIAEQFGDRDFPKLSGVRIVRVATHPNYQRMGYGKRAIQLLKDYYGGKYTNLEDGPTKGTDKGIEEVEEEQLSLLKEQIRPRSRIPTLLQRLHERVPERVDYLGTSYGLTSELLKFWKSSGFVPIYLSQKSNELTAEHSCIMLYTPGATSWLGLYYHDFCRRVIKLMGKTFREFETKLCLSLLKNKNVDWETSGLKVLDKATLDAFFLPHDLQRLESYARQQSEFRLILDLLSDIAQLYFQGRIEGLQLDLVQQGVLLALGIQGKTVDALGSELNMPGNQLLAKFFDAMKRCNQCFRSVLEQHIEGGMLREENLSKGEELQPLSLSLDQELDQTANKLSKQQRKELKRLKAEQLDEFQIKGSEEDWSKALQSNGTGGSSGLLSVKSGVKRLDGPLEHPEDRDMAAPLSKKRRHSKQKRGQHKALI, from the exons ATGGTGAAGAAGAAAATAGACAACAGGATAAGAGTAATGATCGAGAACGGCGTTAAACTGGGCCACCGGACCATGTTCATAGTAATCGGCGACAAGGCGCGAGACCAGGTGCCGATCTTGTACGACATCCTCACTAAATCAACAGTGAAGGCCCGACCGACTGTATTATGGTGCTATAAGAACAAGGATGAGGCCATATCAAA CCACGGAAAGAAGCGGGCCAAGAAGATAGCTGTTGGAAAGGTTGACGTAAACGAGGCAGACCTCTTCGATGCCTTCCGTGTGGCCACCACCATCCACGGGAGATACTATTCTGAGACGCATGCTGTGCTTGGCCGCACGTACGGAGTTTGCGTTCTGCAGGACTTCGAAGCCCTGACGCCGAACCTCCTGGCACGCACTGTGGAGACAGTAGAGGGTGGCGGTCTAATCATTCTTCTTCTCAAGACTTTACAGTCTTTGAAGCAGCTGTACACTATGAGCATGGATGTACATAAACGGTTTCGCACGGAGGCCCACCAAACAGTCACATGTCGCTTTAATGAGCGGCTTATCCTGTCCTTGGCCGACTGCAAACGCTGTCTGGTTGTGAACGATGACCTCACCGTGCTACCACTAAGCTCCAAGACTATTAACGTGGAGCCAGTAAAC CCCGCGGGCGCAGGTCGGTCACCAAACGAGGCAAGCTTGCGGGAGTTGAAAGAAAGCCTCTTAAATGTCCAGCCGGCAGGAGCCCTTGTCAATCTTTGCAAGACATACGATCAGGCCAACGCAGTGGCCCAGTTTATTGAGGCGCTTGTAGACAAGCAACTAAAGCCACCAATGTCTCTGACAGCGGCACGTGGCCGTGGCAAGTCCGCCGCCCTTGGCCTGTCGATTGCCGCCGCTGTAGCCTTTGGTTACGTGAACATCTATGTGACCTCTCCGCATCCGGAGAACCTGATCACGCTCTTTGAATTCGTGCTAAAGGGCTTTGACGCCCTGGAGTACCAGGAGCATGCGGACTATACGATCATTCGATCCACCAATGCGGAGTACAAAAAGGCCATCATTCGGATCAATATCACTCGGAGTAGCAGACAGACGATCCAGTATATCGCCCCTAGCGACACCCACCTTCTGAATGCCGCGGATCTGGTGCTGATAGATGAGGCGGCTGCCATTCCACTGCCTCTGGTGAAAAAGATGATCGGACCGTGTCTGATCTTCATGGCTAGCACGATCAACGGCTACGAGGGCACAGGTCGCTCGCTGAGCTTGAAGCTTATCTCCCAGCTGCAAAAGGAGAACAATGCGCGGCCCCCGCTAAAGCTGGAAGAGTCAATTCGATACCAGGACAACGacgatgttgaaaaatggcttaTAAACCTACTCTGCCTGGATGCCAACACCGTACCTGGTATTAGCTCCGGATGCCCAACCCCGGATGCGTGTGAACTTTACTATGTGGACAGAGATGCTCTGTTCTCATACCACAAGGCGGCGGAGGCATTTTTGCATCGTCTTGTGGCCATTTATGTATCCTCACACTACAAGAACACTCCGAACGATCTGCAGATGATGAGCGACGCTCCTGCCCACCATCTCTTCTGCCTCCTGGGTCCCGTGCAGCGTATGGACGCCCTACCTGAGATCTTGGTGGTCATACAAGTGGCTCTCGAGGGCCAGATATCCGCCCAAAGCATCAGCGATTCTCTGGGCAGGGGAAAGAAGGCAGCCGGCGACCTTATACCATGGAACATAGCCGAGCAATTCGGGGACCGGGACTTTCCAAAGCTTAGTGGCGTGCGAATCGTGCGAGTGGCCACGCACCCGAATTACCAGCGGATGGGATACGGCAAACGAGCCATTCAGCTTCTCAAGGACTACTATGGCGGGAAATACACCAATCTGGAGGATGGACCGACAAAAGGAACCGACAAAG GTATCGAGGAAGTAGAGGAAGAGCAACTTAGCTTGTTAAAGGAACAGATTCGGCCCAGAAGCAGGATTCCCACACTGCTGCAGCGCCTGCACGAAAGGGTGCCGGAACGCGTAGACTACCTTGGCACCTCCTACGGTCTAACCTCCGAGCTTCTCAAGTTTTGGAAGAGCTCTGGTTTTGTCCCAATTTACCTCAGTCAGAAGTCCAATGAACTAACCGCCGAGCACAGCTGTATTATGCTATACACGCCTGGCGCTACCTCCTGGCTGGGACTTTACTACCATGACTTTTGCCGCAGAGTGATCAAACTGATGGGAAAGACCTTCCGTGAGTTCGAGACCAAGCTCTGCTTGTCCCTGCTAAAGAACAAAAATGTGGACTGGGAGACAAGCGGCCTGAAGGTACTGGACAAAGCAACTCTGGATGCTTTCTTCTTGCCACACGATCTGCAGCGACTAGAGAGCTATGCCCGCCAACAGTCAGAGTTCCGGCTGATTCTGGACCTGCTATCGGACATTGCGCAGCTGTACTTCCAGGGCAGGATCGAAGGGCTGCAATTGGATTTGGTCCAGCAGGGCGTGCTTCTGGCACTCGGTATCCAAGGCAAAACTGTCGACGCCCTGGGCTCGGAACTCAATATGCCTGGAAACCAGCTACTGGCAAAGTTCTTCGACGCGATGAAGCGGTGCAACCAATGCTTCCGATCCGTGCTGGAGCAGCACATTGAAGGTGGAATGCTGCGCGAGGAGAACCTATCGAAGGGTGAGGAGCTGCAGCCGCTGAGCCTTTCCTTAGACCAAGAGCTGGACCAGACTGCAAACAAGCTAAGCAAGCAGCAGCGGAAGGAGCTTAAAAGGCTAAAGGCCGAGCAGCTGGACGAGTTCCAGATCAAGGGCAGCGAAGAGGACTGGTCGAAAGCGTTGCAATCGAACGGAACTGGCGGTAGTAGCGGCCTGCTTTCCGTAAAAAG TGGCGTGAAACGACTGGACGGGCCGTTGGAGCACCCTGAGGATCGTGACATGGCAGCTCCGCTTTCAAAAAAGAGAAGGCACTCAAAGCAGAAACGCGGCCAGCATAAGGCCCTGATTTAA
- the LOC6501889 gene encoding RNA cytidine acetyltransferase isoform X1, producing MITRTRNRLPPRLLKWSHQSVPFPKQKKSGINMVKKKIDNRIRVMIENGVKLGHRTMFIVIGDKARDQVPILYDILTKSTVKARPTVLWCYKNKDEAISNHGKKRAKKIAVGKVDVNEADLFDAFRVATTIHGRYYSETHAVLGRTYGVCVLQDFEALTPNLLARTVETVEGGGLIILLLKTLQSLKQLYTMSMDVHKRFRTEAHQTVTCRFNERLILSLADCKRCLVVNDDLTVLPLSSKTINVEPVNPAGAGRSPNEASLRELKESLLNVQPAGALVNLCKTYDQANAVAQFIEALVDKQLKPPMSLTAARGRGKSAALGLSIAAAVAFGYVNIYVTSPHPENLITLFEFVLKGFDALEYQEHADYTIIRSTNAEYKKAIIRINITRSSRQTIQYIAPSDTHLLNAADLVLIDEAAAIPLPLVKKMIGPCLIFMASTINGYEGTGRSLSLKLISQLQKENNARPPLKLEESIRYQDNDDVEKWLINLLCLDANTVPGISSGCPTPDACELYYVDRDALFSYHKAAEAFLHRLVAIYVSSHYKNTPNDLQMMSDAPAHHLFCLLGPVQRMDALPEILVVIQVALEGQISAQSISDSLGRGKKAAGDLIPWNIAEQFGDRDFPKLSGVRIVRVATHPNYQRMGYGKRAIQLLKDYYGGKYTNLEDGPTKGTDKGIEEVEEEQLSLLKEQIRPRSRIPTLLQRLHERVPERVDYLGTSYGLTSELLKFWKSSGFVPIYLSQKSNELTAEHSCIMLYTPGATSWLGLYYHDFCRRVIKLMGKTFREFETKLCLSLLKNKNVDWETSGLKVLDKATLDAFFLPHDLQRLESYARQQSEFRLILDLLSDIAQLYFQGRIEGLQLDLVQQGVLLALGIQGKTVDALGSELNMPGNQLLAKFFDAMKRCNQCFRSVLEQHIEGGMLREENLSKGEELQPLSLSLDQELDQTANKLSKQQRKELKRLKAEQLDEFQIKGSEEDWSKALQSNGTGGSSGLLSVKSGVKRLDGPLEHPEDRDMAAPLSKKRRHSKQKRGQHKALI from the exons ATGATAACTAGAACGCGCAACCGCTTACCTCCACGGTTATTAAAGTGGAGCCATCAAAG TGTCCCTTTCcccaagcaaaaaaaaagtggcaTCAACATGGTGAAGAAGAAAATAGACAACAGGATAAGAGTAATGATCGAGAACGGCGTTAAACTGGGCCACCGGACCATGTTCATAGTAATCGGCGACAAGGCGCGAGACCAGGTGCCGATCTTGTACGACATCCTCACTAAATCAACAGTGAAGGCCCGACCGACTGTATTATGGTGCTATAAGAACAAGGATGAGGCCATATCAAA CCACGGAAAGAAGCGGGCCAAGAAGATAGCTGTTGGAAAGGTTGACGTAAACGAGGCAGACCTCTTCGATGCCTTCCGTGTGGCCACCACCATCCACGGGAGATACTATTCTGAGACGCATGCTGTGCTTGGCCGCACGTACGGAGTTTGCGTTCTGCAGGACTTCGAAGCCCTGACGCCGAACCTCCTGGCACGCACTGTGGAGACAGTAGAGGGTGGCGGTCTAATCATTCTTCTTCTCAAGACTTTACAGTCTTTGAAGCAGCTGTACACTATGAGCATGGATGTACATAAACGGTTTCGCACGGAGGCCCACCAAACAGTCACATGTCGCTTTAATGAGCGGCTTATCCTGTCCTTGGCCGACTGCAAACGCTGTCTGGTTGTGAACGATGACCTCACCGTGCTACCACTAAGCTCCAAGACTATTAACGTGGAGCCAGTAAAC CCCGCGGGCGCAGGTCGGTCACCAAACGAGGCAAGCTTGCGGGAGTTGAAAGAAAGCCTCTTAAATGTCCAGCCGGCAGGAGCCCTTGTCAATCTTTGCAAGACATACGATCAGGCCAACGCAGTGGCCCAGTTTATTGAGGCGCTTGTAGACAAGCAACTAAAGCCACCAATGTCTCTGACAGCGGCACGTGGCCGTGGCAAGTCCGCCGCCCTTGGCCTGTCGATTGCCGCCGCTGTAGCCTTTGGTTACGTGAACATCTATGTGACCTCTCCGCATCCGGAGAACCTGATCACGCTCTTTGAATTCGTGCTAAAGGGCTTTGACGCCCTGGAGTACCAGGAGCATGCGGACTATACGATCATTCGATCCACCAATGCGGAGTACAAAAAGGCCATCATTCGGATCAATATCACTCGGAGTAGCAGACAGACGATCCAGTATATCGCCCCTAGCGACACCCACCTTCTGAATGCCGCGGATCTGGTGCTGATAGATGAGGCGGCTGCCATTCCACTGCCTCTGGTGAAAAAGATGATCGGACCGTGTCTGATCTTCATGGCTAGCACGATCAACGGCTACGAGGGCACAGGTCGCTCGCTGAGCTTGAAGCTTATCTCCCAGCTGCAAAAGGAGAACAATGCGCGGCCCCCGCTAAAGCTGGAAGAGTCAATTCGATACCAGGACAACGacgatgttgaaaaatggcttaTAAACCTACTCTGCCTGGATGCCAACACCGTACCTGGTATTAGCTCCGGATGCCCAACCCCGGATGCGTGTGAACTTTACTATGTGGACAGAGATGCTCTGTTCTCATACCACAAGGCGGCGGAGGCATTTTTGCATCGTCTTGTGGCCATTTATGTATCCTCACACTACAAGAACACTCCGAACGATCTGCAGATGATGAGCGACGCTCCTGCCCACCATCTCTTCTGCCTCCTGGGTCCCGTGCAGCGTATGGACGCCCTACCTGAGATCTTGGTGGTCATACAAGTGGCTCTCGAGGGCCAGATATCCGCCCAAAGCATCAGCGATTCTCTGGGCAGGGGAAAGAAGGCAGCCGGCGACCTTATACCATGGAACATAGCCGAGCAATTCGGGGACCGGGACTTTCCAAAGCTTAGTGGCGTGCGAATCGTGCGAGTGGCCACGCACCCGAATTACCAGCGGATGGGATACGGCAAACGAGCCATTCAGCTTCTCAAGGACTACTATGGCGGGAAATACACCAATCTGGAGGATGGACCGACAAAAGGAACCGACAAAG GTATCGAGGAAGTAGAGGAAGAGCAACTTAGCTTGTTAAAGGAACAGATTCGGCCCAGAAGCAGGATTCCCACACTGCTGCAGCGCCTGCACGAAAGGGTGCCGGAACGCGTAGACTACCTTGGCACCTCCTACGGTCTAACCTCCGAGCTTCTCAAGTTTTGGAAGAGCTCTGGTTTTGTCCCAATTTACCTCAGTCAGAAGTCCAATGAACTAACCGCCGAGCACAGCTGTATTATGCTATACACGCCTGGCGCTACCTCCTGGCTGGGACTTTACTACCATGACTTTTGCCGCAGAGTGATCAAACTGATGGGAAAGACCTTCCGTGAGTTCGAGACCAAGCTCTGCTTGTCCCTGCTAAAGAACAAAAATGTGGACTGGGAGACAAGCGGCCTGAAGGTACTGGACAAAGCAACTCTGGATGCTTTCTTCTTGCCACACGATCTGCAGCGACTAGAGAGCTATGCCCGCCAACAGTCAGAGTTCCGGCTGATTCTGGACCTGCTATCGGACATTGCGCAGCTGTACTTCCAGGGCAGGATCGAAGGGCTGCAATTGGATTTGGTCCAGCAGGGCGTGCTTCTGGCACTCGGTATCCAAGGCAAAACTGTCGACGCCCTGGGCTCGGAACTCAATATGCCTGGAAACCAGCTACTGGCAAAGTTCTTCGACGCGATGAAGCGGTGCAACCAATGCTTCCGATCCGTGCTGGAGCAGCACATTGAAGGTGGAATGCTGCGCGAGGAGAACCTATCGAAGGGTGAGGAGCTGCAGCCGCTGAGCCTTTCCTTAGACCAAGAGCTGGACCAGACTGCAAACAAGCTAAGCAAGCAGCAGCGGAAGGAGCTTAAAAGGCTAAAGGCCGAGCAGCTGGACGAGTTCCAGATCAAGGGCAGCGAAGAGGACTGGTCGAAAGCGTTGCAATCGAACGGAACTGGCGGTAGTAGCGGCCTGCTTTCCGTAAAAAG TGGCGTGAAACGACTGGACGGGCCGTTGGAGCACCCTGAGGATCGTGACATGGCAGCTCCGCTTTCAAAAAAGAGAAGGCACTCAAAGCAGAAACGCGGCCAGCATAAGGCCCTGATTTAA